GGTCGGGGCGTCCGCGTCTGCCCGCCCGGGCACCCCGCACTCCCGGACATCCGCCGGCCGGAGGGAAAGCGGGCCAAGCCGagcccgcggcccccccccccccccagccgcggAGCCCGGGCGCCGCTCCCGGGGACCTGGGGCCCGGGAAGTGTTCCGGAAGGCGCGGGACCGTGGCGACGCGTGTCACCGTCAAAGTCTCCAGCCGCTCGGTCTCGGGGTCccgggcaccccctcccccccccgtccctgATCCCGGGGAGGCCCGCAGAACCGGACGGCGCGGTCCCACTTAGGACCGGGGGGGCCTCCGGCTCTCGCCAGGCTCCTGGGCGAGCCGCCTGCTGCCCCCCCCACGCGCGGTCCCCGCGCCCAggcgtggcgggggaggggggagggcgagggaggagggagggcgggggggggcgctcTTCAATTTGGGTCTTTTCAGCTTAAAACCCAGTTTCCAGGTGCGGAGCCAAGGGAAGCGGCTTGAAGCTGCGCAGGTCCCGGAGCAGCCCGGGCCTGGCCCGGAGCTCGGGGTTCTGGTGCTCCATGATGGGATGCGGGACCCCAGGCCAGGGAAGGATAAGGGTTAGGCCGTCGGTGGGtcttgtgggggggtggggggtgggggagccgggGCCTGGGCTCTTACATCACAGTCCATCCCCACCGCTGGGGGAGAAACTTCCCCAAGTCACTGCCCAAGAGGTCCAGAGAAATCTTCTCTCTATTGCTACTCGCCTCAAGTTTTATGTTTTACAATGTGAGGATGTATATTTGTACAGTAGGCTAGCGTATAATTTATAAGTTTATCGTTTATATGTAAATTACATAATATAGTTATATaagatataatttataattcatCTCTGTTCTGTGAGCGCATACTTAAATgctgctcgctcgctctctctttgCCAAAGAAGGTGTCTAATCAGAAAAGTTCAGAGAGGGATGTCCAGAAGGTGGAACTGCGCTCGCTTCTCCCTTTCTGGCTTCCCTTATCCAccgtcttccctcccctcccccccgcccgtcctcccctgcccccatgaCACCATGGTGACAGCTTTGTCCCGCTGTCTCTCAACCTCAGTTGCCCCAGCAGAGCCTCCAAGCACCTGTAATTCCCGCTGCCCTGATCTCCTGCCGGAAGCTTCCGGGATACGCCCTGGCTCAGCTCTGGGGACTAGGAGCCCTAGCTAGAGGGTGAGGCTCAGGTACCTTCAGAAGTCAGATCCACGCTCCCGTGTCTGGACTTCCCCGCTAGAGGGGAGATCTTGGGTCCCTGAGGCTAATCAATCTCCACAAGGTCAAGGCTGCTGACCCCACTAAGCAGCTTGAGCTTCCTAATCCATCCCCGAGACAGAAGCCTGGGGACAGTGGGACAGGCGAGAGGTGACTGGGTCCGGGCCCATCCTGGCCCTTGGCctgtgccctccctccttccttccttcgcagACCAGGCCTGAGGGGATGGGGCAGCGGAGCCATGTGTACCACCCTGTTCCTGCTCAGCACCTTGGCTATGCTCTGGCGCCGCCGATTTGCCAACCGGGTCCAACCGTGAGAAACTGCCCGTGCTATGGGTTGGGATGGGAGGCGGGAGGagaccaggccaggcaggaaggtgGGCAGGGGCTGCCTGGACCTCCGGCTGGGCTGGCGGACGAGGGGATCCGAAGGGGAACCTGAGAGGTTCACTCTCAGAGCAGGGGGCTCTAGACTGCAGGCTCCAGGCCCACACCCCCACGTGGGGGCTACCAGGGGaggccccagcccggcccccagcTCTTCCCAGCCGCTCTTTCCTCCCACAGAGAGCCCAGCCAAGTGGATGGAGCAGTTATGGGCAGTAGCTTGGACACACATCTCCAGTCCTCTTCCTTGGGCAGGTGAAGGAGAAGAGTgtcgggttggggggggggaggagggagaagctgtcgctctgtgtgtgtgtgtgtgtgtgtgtgtggtccagtATGCGTGTGCACCACGTCCAGGCCCGCAGCCTCGCCGCCCTGTTCATTGCGtggtggtgggcggggccggtCTGTGTTCACCAGAGTGGGAGTGGGGGCTGCTCAGCCCCCTCCTGTGTCTCAGCGCTTTGCTTCTCCCAGCGTGAGCGTGGGGTGGTCCCCGGGAGATCCCCCCGTGGGAAGGCGCAGGGGAGCGGGGAGAGGGAGGACCTAGAGGCAGCGCCGCGTTGCTGTGCATTTCTGTCCttgtccttccctccccctctgcctACCGCGGTCCCTGCCCGAACCTCCAGCCCGATTCGCTGTCCAGTCCCCAATAGAAGGCTCGGGAGGCGCATGACATCACCAGCACTGAGCGCCATTGGCTGGGCGGGCCCTGCGGGCAGGACACTGTCTCCAGTGGCCCCGAAGTTAACTCTTCCCTAGGCTGAAGAAGCTGTGTGGCCTTTAAAGGGGGGAAAACTTGTGGGCACTTAGATGTCCTTGGCTAACCATTGCCCTTTGATAAGGGGATCCCAGGCCCCCTTTTCAAAACATTGCAAAAGTCAACCAGTGTCTGTTACGTTTCCCATGTGTAAAGATattcttagccaggtgctgatggctcacacctgtaatcctactcagaagccCGAGACCcgaggatctcagctcaaagccaatccaggcagggagacttatctccaattagccaccaaaaccaaaaccaaaaccaaacccagaagtggaagtgtggctcaagtggtagagcaccagtcttgggtgaataagctaagggacagtagtaCCCAGtctcttagttcaagtcctaacacacacgcacgcacgcacgcacgcacaccttCTCTGTGCGCATGTGGTCCCTCCTAGCATGGACGATCTGAAGAGAGACGCTGTCATTCTTAGAGAAACGAGGAAAATCAGAGCTTCTGCGGAGTCCTCTGGCTCCGGGGCGCTCAGTACCGGGATGGTGACCCACACAGGCTGCGCCCAGGTGGCTGgccaggcagcacccaggcccggggcCCTGGATACGTACAAAGAGGTCACAGGAAGAACTTGAGTTCATCCCACCACCGGCTGGGCTAGCCCTACGAGCGCCTGGTTACTGCGATGGATTGAACAGGCTGGCACAGGAAAGAACCACCATGGGCCTCTTCAGTAGGAGACAGTCCCATAACCctacaccccacccccaatcttCACTTTCACTATCGCAGGATTTTAAATCCCAGTTcccctctttttttggggggggtggggtgggtttgaactcagggcctaggtgctgtccctgagctcttttgctccaccgctttgagccatagtgccacttgtagttttttggtggttaattggagatgaatctcacagactttcctgccccagctggctttgaactttgaaatcctcagatctcagcctcctgagtggttggggtgacaggcgtgagccaccagtgcgtggCCCAGCTCCCCCTTTTTATGAGAGACTTTAGACAACTTCTGTagccattttatctttttttttttcctattagttTTTTGGCAGTACAGAGGTTTGAAACTCACGAGCACCCcactttcttgttcacagctgaGGTTTTACCcctcaagccatgcctccagccccgcatttcgctggttgttttggaggcagagtctcacagattcttctGCCCCACACTCTggacctggatcctcagatctcagcctcctgagtagttaggattacagatgtgagccactggctcagagTCCCATTTTGTTTCTTGTGGATTGGGGCAGGATATGTGTTTTTCCGTCGCTTGTTAAGAGTTGAGAAAACGAAGGAACAGGACTGGCCTTCAGGCAGCCTGGCTCTTCCACATAAACCGGGTAACCCTTCCTGGCAGGGAGGCGGCCCTCTCTAGGTACCGTCTGGCCAGGCCTAGCATGGTGTGGCTTAGCCAGAAGGAAGCAGATGTCTGGTAACTCTTTGGcttgacagggctggggatgcggcttagcggtagagtgcttgcccagcatgcatgaagccctgggttcgattccccagtatcacatacacagaaaaagccggaagtggtgctgtggctcaagtggcacagtgccagccttgagcacagagagaggctcagggacagagcccaggccctgagttcaagcgggTCTGAGGCAATAGAGATGTTTGTGCTCCAACCCCACAGCCATGCATTCTGGTGGTTTCTTCCATGTTCCTAAGACGCAGGGGTCGGAGGAAGAAGAGAACACAGGACGCTCGCGTCTTTCCATCGTCTAACCCCAGTGCTTTGGTCTGTCTAGGGAAGAAGAGCCTTTGAAGTAAGCCCTGGGCTCTTCAGGAGGGGCTCACCTCCAGGACCTGGGATTGGCTGGTGCAGGCAGGTAGGGAAGGGCCAGGAGCcctgagtgggggtgggggtggggcagagggcagggctggggacccAGAAGAAGAAACGGGCGAGGCCCAGCCCTGGGGATGGGGGAGAGTAGGCCACGTCGTGTGGTCAGGGTGGGACTGAGTGTGAGGCTGGGCAAAGTGTGGTCCTGTCACACTTTCCAGGTGTGGGGATGAGGGGTGGTTGtgctggggtgggagggcagcGCTGGGGACTTCTTTTTGGACATGGGAGCAAGTGCCATCTGTTTTGCCTTTCTATTTCAGCTCAAGTCCTGCTTCAACCCCTAGCCCGGGAGGACGTGGCAGGGCCGGGATGGCAGCCGGAAGAATGGGAGAAGCAGTCGCTGAGAAGGTAGGGGGTCTCCCCTTCAGCCTCTGGACAGGCCCTGTCTGTGGGGCTCCTGAGCAAGGCCTGGCTGGGGCAGGAAGAGTGGAGGAGGCGCTCAGTGCTCCCAGGGGCCTTCCCTGTGTTCCCCGTGCTCCCAGGGCCTGCCCCgtgctcctgtgtctcctccGAGGGACTGCTGAGCTGGAGGAGACGCCCAGAGAGGGGCTTCCTGTGGTCTCCAGGCTTAACTCCAGGACGGCCCAGCAGACTAGATAAGAAAGGAGCAAGCAGGGAGTGAGGGGAACCAGAACCAAAGGACAGCAGATAGACGGCTCTCCTGGTCAAGGAAACCAGTTGGTTTCCATTCGTCCTGGAATTCATGTAATCCATGGAGACTGGTAATACTCACATTTTAAGtgttatttctgtgtatgtgctccggtactctggacctgggcacttagctttgttgcttaaggctggtaccccagctccacttctggctttttgtttttggtggttaattgggagaaatgagtctcacagacttcccagcctgggctggcttccaaggttggtcctcagctctcagcctcctgagtagctaggatgacaggcgtgagccacgagctTTTGACCTGTTCCCCTCATCTCAGGAATGAGAAAGCAGGTGGGCTAGATGGCTCGTCAGCATCACCAAGCTCTGAAGTGGGGCGtccacagctccccccccccccgaggctcTGGAGCTTAGCCTAGCTTGCCTCGGTGTGATGAGAAAGGGCTCCCATTGCCCCCGCCACCTGTGCTAATTAATTAGCTCAGGCACTCTTCTGTGTGCTCTGGGGCTGCGCGGGTGTTTGCCAGGGCAGCCCTCAGTTCTTAGGGGCATTTGCCTCTTTCAGTCCCCAGATTGCCCCGTTGGTGGTGGCTCTGTTGAAATGATCAGTAAGAAAGGCCACGTGTGTCTGTGGCATGTCTgcctgaaggaggaggagaggagccacCAGCTAGTTCTCCCAATGTGCcgcgtgtatatgtgtgtgcacaggcgtgtgtgtatgtgtgttctaaAGGGGCAGTCGTGTGTGGGAAGGGAGAAGCATGACCCTTGTGTTTGGCCTCCTTTGCCCCCAGCTGCTCTGCCGTTTCTCTTTCCAGTCCTGCCCGATCCTGAGCAGAGATAAAAGCAGATTTCCGTTTCTGCTCCCAGATCCAGGCACAGACCCTGCAGGCAGCTGCTCCGACTGTCTCCCTGTCATTAATCTtcacccccccctcctccccatccagccctccccccccccccccccccgctgccggGCCAGCGGCGGACAGCTCTGCCTGGCTGGCTCCTGCCCCGGTGCCGTTGTCTGTCAGCAGCACGGGGCGTCCCTGCCCCTCCGCATCccaggtggagggaggggagctAAGGAACCCACgcggaggcagaggaggaggcccTGTGGGAGCCTCTCAAAGTAGGGCAGGGCGGAGGCAGGGGAAGGTCGTGCCAGGGGAAGGGACCCACCAGAGCCGAGCACCCACCCGGCCCGGCCACCCGCCTCGGCTCCCTGCTTTGCATTCATTCTTTGATCTACCTGCCGTGTTCCTGTCATCTCATCCTCCCGGCCTCGCTCTCTGCCATTCCCCAGTTGCCCGCCTCCTTCTAATGGGCTGAGGCTCTGTCAGGCCAAGGTCGTGGAGCAGCAACCGGGGCCCGGAGGGCTGCCACTTCCCCCGGGCAGCGCCCCCGCGGCAGCATCCACACGAGACGGTGGCTCCTCCCCGCAGCCGCTGGTCCAGATGAAGGGcaggatggagagaggaaaggggccgCTAGCCACGGGGGGATGTGACTGCCCGGGCTTGAGGGTTGCCTGGGCTCTGGCAGCTGGGGTGCCatgtgggctggggggggggctctctccCTCCCAAGGAGCAGGCTGGCTTTGGAGGGAGCAGATTGTGTTTacacctcccccccacacccagcccACGCTTGGCTGGTTCCCAGGGCCTCTCCCACCCCTGGGCTCTCTGCAGAATCTGCACATTTGCAGCTTTGGGGAGCACGCCTCTCCAGGAGGCTCCAGGCGCCCTTCCTTGGCCACTCGCTCCCATCGATCGGGGTGGCTGTGAGGCTGGGCTTGAAGGGCCTTTTACAGGGGGAGTCACTTAAATCCCGCCATGTCTTCACAGGGAGGCTGAGTCCTTTCCCATCCCATTTTTTATACCCCCAAAGAGAGGAGAGCCGGGATGAGGGGCCAGGCTGCTGCGGGTCTGGCGGCGGGAAGATCAGAGTCCAGAGCCAGAGCCCCGCGTCTGAATCTTGACGCCTCTGCCACCTCCTTGACCTTGGGAAGGTTACGGCCTGTCCCTACGCCTCCATGTCCCCACTAGAAGATGGAGATGGTGCTTAGGTAGCTACCTCCCAGAGGTGTGGCGAAGGGCGGGTCCTGCGTGGAAAGTGCTCACACACCTGGAAGTGCCCCACCCACTCCACGTGAGCCAGAGGTCCCCGTGGGAAATGCAAATGGCCCCCTCAGAGCAGATGgcgtgctccctccctcctcacccgtGGTCCTCCCTGCCCCGGCTTTCCCCACACATCGTAGAGGGCAAATCGGAAACAAACAAGGGCAGACGGCCTGGGCGGCTGGGCTGGGTGAGGACACCCAGCAGGCCGGGGTCGGAGAGGACCAGTGAGCCTGGGCTCCTGAAGAAGCCCAGCGCTGGCTGCCCCGGGGCTTCCCTCCCATCCGAATGCTAATCCCAGGCTGGGGAGAGCAGCCGCTGAGTGACAAGGGAGAGGCCAGGCTGCGGGGCgggagctgtgggggggggggtgggggggcagctggGAGCAGGAGGTGCTGCTGTCTGCTGCCTCTGTAGCTGACACTCCGGATCACTGCCAGTCTGTCCTAGAGATTGGAACATGGCCAGAGAACTAATGAGGTGGCGGGGAGCAGCGAGGAGGTGCCCAGAGCGGCTGCTGTGGCtgctgcgccccgcccccccagaaCAGATGTGTGCCCACCCACCCCAAATGtgcggtgtgtgcgtgtgcacaggACAGTCCCGCGAGGGGCATGCTGTGGAGGCCCTGGTCTAAGGCTAGAGGGGTCCACCTTGAGGCGGCCAAGAGCAGCGTACCCCACTTGTCCTTCAGGCACCCAGGGACCCTCTGTGGGGGCCTCACTGCTAGGGCAAGGCCAAAGCTTTGAGCCAGAGGACAGTAATGCTTCCTTATGAGCCACCAAACACGGAGAATGGCAAAGTGGCCATGCTGAGGCCCACATTCATCCGATGATAATGACATTAATAATACTATTAATAAAGGCTAATCTGTACCAAACACTTATGTGCTAGGCACAGTGCCCAGAGCCTTATTTATAAGCACTGCCTCATTTATGAGGCAGGAACTGTCCTTATCCTCATTTACCcaataaagcaaaagaagttcagggacttgTTCAAGGGCACTCGCAGCTGGGGCGAAGCCAGGGCCTGCGCCCGGGAAATCGAACGCCCCGAGAATGGGATCAGTGGCCATGAGGAAACTCAAGGTGTGAGCTAGGGACCAGGGCGCAGGAGCAGGACCTGGGGGCCTGCCCTGGAGGGCTGGGCCTGAGTCATCCTCCTGGTTTCCTTCTGGGACACTCAGTCAAGGGCAGACCCGGCTCCAGGCCCGCAAAGCCCCGTGAAGAGCAGGGCTGTCTCCTCCCATGCCTCAGCGCCACTCGGGGAGGAAGCCACAGCCCGTGGCGGGTGGCGGGGATGACAGATAGCAAGGCCTTCGCTCTCAGTCAACGCCACTGCCATTCTGTGGCCTTCTCAGTCAGGAGCAGGACCCTGGGGCGAGGAAAGGCCGGCAGCCAGCTGGAGCGTGCAGGGCTATTCGGATGTGTTTGTGtttgcagtgggggtggggggggtggggagagggtgcaGAGCCCAAGGAGGTAGCTTCCCGAGGGACTGGCAGCGAGCCGGAGCCATCAGTCCCGCTACTAAGGACCACAGACCAGACCCTCTTGGTAGGATACAGGCGCCCCCTAGTGGGAAACTAAGATCAGACCGTAACTAAGaaaaatttaagaacaaaaaGATTTACTGCCAGTGTACGGATCCTGGGTGGACACTGCCAGTCCTGTTcccatgtgacacacacacacacacactcacgataTATGCAGAAGCCATGTGAACTAAGCATTCAAAGAAGCGAACAAGTCAGTACGCAGCGAATCCCagctctctggaggctgaggcaggaggattgcttatttgaggccagcctggtctacaCGGTATGACTCTGcctcaaaaaagcaaaagagacGATAAAAGAAAAGTTACTGTATTTATCTGACTGCTGGTTTACAGGAATGAATGTACGGGAAGATCACAATGAACAGATACTGTGTCAGGTGCTAAGTATGGCTGCTCAAGAGGAACCTTCGCAATGATCTTCTGCTCttcggcctcagtttcccccttccACCAGCTGCATGGACGGGCGCTGAGATGGAAGGGAACTCCGCGGGAAACGTTCGGTCTGGTGCAACGGAGCGGTGCAACAGATTATCTCCAGGGACCCAAGAGATTTTCTACCAGCAAGGCAGACTAAAATGGATCATGTCCGGAGGTGCTGACGAAGACCTGCCCATGGGACCAGCACTTCTGGAGTGCCAGGACACAGAAATGGATTAAGGAGACCTTCTAGCAACCAGAAAACTGGGCACAATGTAGGCAGAGTGACCCCGAGAGACAGAGAAGCAGGTCCCTGGCTGGGCTCAGAGGGAAGACAGCCATGTGGGTGAGGACACACTGATACTCGTGATGATATTCACCCAGCTCACCAGAATCCCCAAatagaataaagagaaagaaaggacctTTCAAGGGGACCCAGAAagcactgaccataaaagaaaacccatagtgggcactggtggctcgggcctgtaatcctagctactcaggagactaagatctgaggatcagggttcaagtacagccagggcaggaaagtccatgacactcttatctcctgtaagcgactcagaaaaagctaaaagtggcactgtggttcaagtggtagagtgctagcctttagtgttaaaagctaagggacagcacccaggccctgagttcaaggcccagtactggcacaaaacaaaatgactACAAACAACTCTGGATGGGGGTTATTAGAAGCTGGTCTGAACAAGAGCTCCCATTGGTGGACtgcttattttttgccaggcactgtgcaGTCTGAAAACAGTCCTGTGAGGTTTGACTGCTCATCAGCCTCCTCATTTTACAAAGAATGAGGAGACTGGAGACAAGTGAAGCCATGTGTGCAGAATGGCAAGACTAAAAGCAGCAAGCGGGGGTCTCTGCTCCAGCCTGGCCTGGCTGCAGGCCTGTGTTAAACCTCTTGCCACAGAAAGGTGttgtgctgggtactgggggctcacagctctaatcccacctactcaagagctgaattctgttttttttttgttgttgttgttgccagtcctggggtgtggactcagggcctgagcactgtccctggcttctttttgttcaaggctagaactctacctcttgagccacagcgccacttcgggcttttttctgtatatgtggtgctgaggaatcgaacccagggctttatgtatatgaggcaggcactttactaggccatattcacagccccaagAGTTGAATTctgaaaactgaggttcagagccatcctgggcagggaaatccatgagattcttacctccagtgaatcacccaaaacctggaagtgaagctgtgactcaagtggtagattgctagctttgagaaccaaagctcaaggacagcacccaaaccctgagttaaagctccaggtctggcacaagaaaggaaggaaggagaggagagaatgaaagataagaagaaaggaaggaagagaaagagaggaaggaaggaatgaagggaagaaagagaaggagacagagaggcgCCATCTTGGGCTGCTGCAGCAAGTACAAGACTATGCAGAGAAGATATTTAAGTAGCAGTTAGAATTTGCAAGGcagaggagagaatgagggaagggagctCTAAGGCAAAAGGAACAATCACCACCCCAAGCAATGGTTATGC
This sequence is a window from Perognathus longimembris pacificus isolate PPM17 chromosome 17, ASM2315922v1, whole genome shotgun sequence. Protein-coding genes within it:
- the Prcd gene encoding photoreceptor disk component PRCD; translated protein: MCTTLFLLSTLAMLWRRRFANRVQPEPSQVDGAVMGSSLDTHLQSSSLGREEEPLK